One part of the Coregonus clupeaformis isolate EN_2021a unplaced genomic scaffold, ASM2061545v1 scaf1188, whole genome shotgun sequence genome encodes these proteins:
- the LOC121580616 gene encoding interferon regulatory factor 2-binding protein 2-A, whose translation MSSATVAASRRQSCYLCDLPRMPWAMIWDFTESICRGCVNYEGADRIEFVIETARQLKRAHGLQEGRSPGPSKQQQLSGKEIHANHHGLGGDPGSRPPQPLDRYPLSTSDRPPRLGPEYQSGRQANGIPVPNGFPKPDDPPELNRQSPNPRRNNTVPSNLVPLVNGNMSSLHTVNGRPVGPMGHPGSGLMAGSPNGHGGKRPASFSSIEQHEKDKHRPDSLTPEIENHKQRTDDWMNKGKTVRDLMALHTFDNRFKKDPAAMHQRVMGYEQQQNAAASKSDRGKHPRNMKRKASPEPEGEREGTASKHNGEDRQRWLPGPPSDGDVHKMAPGPPPNFSSVPPNTISPHSRTTPPEAGQNGQSPMAALILAADNAGGGGNSSPKDGNQVHSTTRRNSSSPLSPSSVNQNRRLAQGREATGGGADQGHGLQSIPDSSVPGSTPLCCTLCRERLEDTHFVQCPSVPSHKFCFPCSRESIKQQGATGEVYCPSGEKCPLVGSNVPWAFMQGEIATILDVKVKKERDP comes from the exons ATGTCGTCCGCGACGGTAGCTGCTTCAAGAAGGCAGTCGTGTTATTTATGTGACCTGCCCCGCATGCCCTGGGCAATGATCTGGGATTTTACCGAGTCCATCTGCAGGGGATGTGTCAACTACGAAGGAGCGGACCGGATCGAGTTTGTGATTGAGACAGCCCGGCAGCTGAAGCGGGCTCACGGTTTACAGGAGGGTAGATCTCCAGGGCCCAGTAAACAGCAGCAGCTCTCTGGGAAAGAAATCCATGCTAATCACCACGGGTTGGGAGGAGACCCCGGATCCAGGCCACCTCAGCCCCTTGACCGCTACCCCCTCTCCACCTCGGACCGTCCTCCGCGGCTGGGGCCAGAGTACCAGTCTGGGAGACAGGCAAACGGAATTCCTGTACCTAATGGATTTCCTAAACCGGACGATCCACCCGAGCTCAACCGGCAGAGCCCAAACCCGCGCAGGAATAACACGGTTCCTTCTAATCTAGTGCCTTTGGTGAACGGGAACATGTCCTCCTTGCACACCGTTAACGGCCGACCGGTGGGGCCGATGGGGCACCCGGGGTCTGGTTTGATGGCCGGTAGCCCCAACGGGCACGGCGGTAAGCGGCCAGCCTCGTTCTCCAGCATCGAGCAGCACGAGAAGGATAAGCACAGACCGGACAGCCTGACACCGGAGATAGAGAACCACAAACAACGGACGGATGACTGGATGAACAAGGGGAAAACGGTCAGGGACTTGATGGCTCTCCATACCTTCGACAACCGGTTCAAGAAAGATCCTGCCGCCATGCATCAGAGGGTGATGGGCTATGAGCAACAACAGAACGCCGCTGCTTCTAAATCAG ACAGGGGAAAACACCCGCGGAATATGAAGAGGAAAGCATCGCCAGAaccggagggagagagagagggaaccgcCTCCAAGCATAACGGAGAGGACAGGCAGCGGTGGTTACCAGGTCCACCATCTGACGGTGACGTACATAAAATGGCCCCGGGACCGCCACCAAACTTCTCCTCCGTCCCCCCCAATACCATATCCCCCCACTCACGCACCACCCCACCGGAAGCTGGGCAGAACGGACAGTCTCCCATGGCGGCGCTGATCCTAGCGGCAGACAACGCCGGTGGTGGCGGGAACAGCTCGCCCAAAGACGGTAACCAGGTCCACTCCACCACGCGCCGCAACAGCAGCAGCCCGCTCTCGCCCTCCTCCGTCAACCAGAACCGGCGGCTCGCGCAGGGGAGGGAAGCTACTGGTGGTGGCGCGGACCAAGGGCACGGACTCCAAAGCATTCCGGACTCGTCGGTGCCCGGGAGCACACCTCTCTGCTGCACGCTGTGTCGCGAGAGGTTAGAGGACACACACTTCGTTCAGTGTCCTTCGGTGCCCTCGCACAAGTTCTGCTTCCCGTGCTCCCGGGAGAGCATCAAACAGCAAGGGGCCACCGGGGAGGTGTACTGTCCCAGCGGGGAGAAGTGCCCGTTGGTGGGCTCTAACGTACCGTGGGCTTTCATGCAAGGAGAAATCGCTACCATCCTTGACGTGAAAGTAAAAAAGGAAAGGGATCCTTGA